CTTGCTAATGAACACTTTCATGATCTGCTCCAATGTATTTTAGCACATTGCTGTCCAATCAAAATTCAAGAAAATGATCAAACAAGTCTTTTCAAGGTAGAACTTGTTGAAATATCCATCACGCCAATTGTTCCTATATCGAAATTGAGGAGGTTGCCATGTCTTACGCAGCCGGAGTCGATGTCGGCTCCACGCAAACCAAAGCGGTGATCATCAACAGCAAAAGGGAAATCGTGGCGCGGGCGTTGACGGATACGGGCGCCAACGTGACCGCCGCGGCGCAAAAGGCGTTTCAGCAGGCGATGGAAGCGGCGAAGATCGGCGAGGAGGAAGTGGAATATGTCATCGGCACGGGCTATGGCCGCTACAAAGTGACGTTCGGCAACAAGCAGGTGACGGAGATCAGTTGCCACGGCCGCGGGGCGGCGCACATGTTTCCGGCGACGCGCACGGTGATTGACATGGGCGGGCAGGATAGCAAAGCCATTCGCGTCAACGACAAGGGCGAGATTGTCGATTTCTGCATGAACGACAAATGTGCGGCGGGCACAGGGCGCTTTCTCGGCGCAGCCGCGGTGGCGCTCGACATTCCGTTGGGTGAATTAGGCGCGACCGCTTTGCGCGCGGAGAAGCCGGTGCGCATCAGCACGACCTGCACGGTCTTCGCTGAGTCCGAAGTTTTGTCGTGGCTGGGCAAAGGCAAGAAGGTCGAAGATATTTTGTGGGGCGTGCATCAATCCATTGCTGCGCGTTCGATTGGCTTGCTGCGCCGCGTCGGCATTGAAGAAGAAATCACCTTCACCGGCGGCGTGGCGAAAAATATCGGCATGATCCGCGCGCTGGAAGAGGGCTTGGGCAAAAAAGTGAACGTGAGCAAAGATTCCCATTTCATGGGCGCGTTGGGCGCGGCGTTGTTTGCGCTGGACCACATCGTTGAGGCAAAAAAGATAAAAAGATAAAAAAGCAAAAAAGATTGAACGAAGAGGGAGCGCGGACTTTCTTGTCCGCGATGCGCCTGTAGACTAGAAAGTCCACGTTCCCGTCAGCAAAGGAGCCAAGAATGAACTGGAAAAAATTCGCGGCGGCGTTGGCTGTGGCCTTTCTCGCGGCAACGGCGTTCGATATTCTTCTGAACGGCGTGCTCATGCGTGAAGCGTTCGCCTTGTCGGCACCGTATTGGCGACCGCCGGATGAGTTATACAAGTTGATTCCTCTCGGCTGGCTGGCCATGCTTCTTTCCATGTCATTCACTGGCGTTGTATTCACACGTACGGGATGGATCGGCATTCGCCGCGGTTTGGAGTTTGGCCTCTGGCTTGGTTTGGCGGCAGTCGTTGGCGTGCTGGGAATGGCGACGCTTGTTCCCTGGCCGATGAAGTTGCTCGTCGCGATGGCAGTTCAACAATTTGGCAACAGCCTTATTCTCGGGCTTTTATTCGGATGGAAGTACAAATAAAAAAAAGAGAAAATGATAAAAAGCAAAATAAGGTAAAAGTTCAGCGAACCGCGTTTGGAGTGCGACGCTTTAGCGTTGCTTGGGCACATGGGCAAAACTAAAGTTTTGCACTCCGAAGTCTATTATACATAATTAACTGAACATTTGCCAAAAAAGATTGCCACCATTCCGTCAGTAAGGAGATTTGGTCATGACGTATACACTTGGTCTCGACGTCGGCTCCACCTACACTAAAGCCGTTATTCTGCGCAATGATCATAAAATCATCGCGCGCTATATGGAAGCCACCGGCTCACGGCTGAAAGAAGTGGCGGAAAAAGTTCGCGACAAAGTGGTGAGCGAAGCTGGTCTCAAATTGCAAGACATCGCGTATACGATCACCACCGGCTACGGACGCCATCAAGTGCCGTTTCGTGATCTGCAAGTCACCGATCTCACCGCCACAGCACGCGGCGCAAGTTTTCTCTTTCCGAACACGCGCACGGTGCTCGACATTGGCGGGCAAACGATGAAGGCGAGCCGCATCGATGATCGCGCGAAAGTGCAGACGTTTCGGCTCAATGACAAATGCGCTTCCGGCACCGGTGCGTTTCTCGAAAAAACGGCGCGCTACATGGGATACACCACCGCGGACATCGGTCCACTATTGGGACTGTCGAAAGAGAAAG
This genomic stretch from candidate division KSB1 bacterium harbors:
- a CDS encoding acyl-CoA dehydratase activase; the protein is MSYAAGVDVGSTQTKAVIINSKREIVARALTDTGANVTAAAQKAFQQAMEAAKIGEEEVEYVIGTGYGRYKVTFGNKQVTEISCHGRGAAHMFPATRTVIDMGGQDSKAIRVNDKGEIVDFCMNDKCAAGTGRFLGAAAVALDIPLGELGATALRAEKPVRISTTCTVFAESEVLSWLGKGKKVEDILWGVHQSIAARSIGLLRRVGIEEEITFTGGVAKNIGMIRALEEGLGKKVNVSKDSHFMGALGAALFALDHIVEAKKIKR
- a CDS encoding acyl-CoA dehydratase activase, translated to MTYTLGLDVGSTYTKAVILRNDHKIIARYMEATGSRLKEVAEKVRDKVVSEAGLKLQDIAYTITTGYGRHQVPFRDLQVTDLTATARGASFLFPNTRTVLDIGGQTMKASRIDDRAKVQTFRLNDKCASGTGAFLEKTARYMGYTTADIGPLLGLSKEKVPISGVCAVFAESEVISHLSEGVPPEDIMYGAILSLTDRSLQLMKRNKLEPEYTLVGGILRWEVMANVLRERLGENVNVPEGDLPQFTAALGCAILGQLRLKKLFTQRAQSIAQRAVASA